The genomic window AACGAGATCGACATGGCCGGCCTCAAGAATTTCGCCGGCATCGAGCGCGTCAACATCAAGCCGCAGTACGACGAGTGGCGCTTCCCCGATGGCCATGCCGTGATGATCCTCGCCGAAGGGCGCCTCCTGAACCTGGGCTGCGCGACCGGCCACCCGTCCTTCGTGATGTCGTGCAGCTTCGCCAACCAGGTGCTGGCGCAGCTTGACCTGGCGCGGAACGCCGGCAAGTACGAGAACAAGGTCTTCCTGCTGCCCAAGAAGCTCGACGAGAAGGTGGCGCGGCTCCACCTCGAGAAGCTCGGCGTCAAGCTGACCCAGCTCACCCCGAAGCAGGCGGCCTACATCGGCGTCGACGTCGACGGCCCGTTCAAGCCGGAGCGCTATCGCTACTGAGGCCGCGGAGGTGTAGCGCTGGTTCGGGGGCCCGGCGGTTCGCCATCGGGCCCCCTTTTTCGTTCAGGGCTGCGCCGTTGGGCCCGACTCACCCTCTGGCGTTGACTAAGTTCAAGACTAAGTCCACAATGGCTCCATGCCCAAGATGGCGCAGGTGAGCGTGCATGAGGCCAAGACCCACCTTTCGAAGCTTCTTCGTCGGGTCGCGGAGGGCGAAGAGATCTGGATCGCCAACGCTGGGCGCCCGGTCGCCAAACTGGTGTCCGTGGAAGGGGCGCGGCTGCCGCGCAAGCTCGGCCGCGACGCAGGCCGGGTGCGTATCGCTCCCGACTTCGACGCGCCGCTGCCCGAGGCGATTCGCAGAGGCTTCGAAGGATGAGGCTGCTGCTCGACACGCACTGTTGGCTGTGGCTGGAGAGTGCGCCGGAGCGCCTCTCGGAACGGGTGAGGCAGCAATTGATGGATCCCGAGACCGAGCTTCTGCTCTCCGTGGTCAGTGTCTGGGAGTTGGCGATCAAGACGGCGCTCGGCAAGCTCGAGCTTCCTGAGGCGCTCGCGACCTACGTTCCGACTCGCCTGCGGCGCAGCTCCGTCGGCACACTCCCGGTGCGTCTCGAGCACGCCCTCGAGGTCGCTCAGTTGCCGCCGCACCACGCGGATCCTTTCGATCGAATGTTGATCGCACAGGCTCGCACAGAACGGCTGCCCATTCTGACTGCCGACGCCGCCTTCGCGGCCTACGACGTGGAGCTGCTCGCGCCCTAGGCCCCCCAGGGGAGGGCGGCAGGGACCGGTCAGTTCGTTTTGGGCGTTCCGGGCGTGAAGATCTTCGCCGCATCGGCGAGGTTCAGGAGCTCGAGCTCGAAGATCAGGGCGCCGGTCGGAGCGCTGGGGAAGCCCTCGTTGCGCGCCGCAGGAATCCAGCAGCGCCGGAGCTCTCCGACCGTCATCCCCTCGACGCAATCGGCGAACGAGGTCATGACACGATCGAGCGGGAAGAGCGTCGGTCGACCGTCGACGGCGGAGGAGGAGAGGACCTCTCCGGCCTCGTTCCAGACCGTGAAGTTGAGCAGCGCCGCATCCAACCGGGTCGCCTTCGCGCCGCCCTTGCCCGCCTTGACGGAGAGGACCCGGGTTCCGAGGCCCACCTGGCTCGCCTTGGGGTCGGCGTTCTTGAGCGCTGCCGGGGTGTCGGGCACCCGGATGACATGCACCAGCTCGAGGTCGAAGACGAGCGCCTCCTGGGCGCCGGTCTGCGGGTTCTTGGGCGCGAGGTTCGCCGGAAACCAGAAGCGCCGCTGTTCTCCCGCCACCATCCCGGCGAACGCCTCCCGCCAGGCCGGGTAGAGCTTGGTCATGGGCATCCGGGCCGGCTCGGCGACCGAATAGGTGTTCTGCACGACCGTCCCGTCGGACTTCCTCCCGATGGCGAAAAAGAGAACGAAGTCCTGGAGCCTTGGCTGCACTTTTCCGGTGCCGGCCCGCAGCTGACGGGTCGCGAGGCCCGAGGGGAGCCGGGTCGCCGTCGCGGGCGGGCCGGCGAGCTCCAGCGCGGTGGGCGCTGCCGGCGGCGGGGTCAGCGGTTTCGGCGCCGGGGCGGCCGGAGCCGAAACCGGATTCCCGGAGGCTGCTCCCGGGGGGACCTGTCCATCGACCTGCGAAGCGGGTGCGACGGCGCCGAGGGCCGCGAAAACGGCGCCGAGCGCCAGATTGGATAAGATGCGCGAGTTGGTTCGGGTCCGTTCCATGCGGCGGCACCTTACCATCGCCCGGTCTCGTGGCTCCAGCGCCGGCGTCGCCCCCCGCAAACCTTTCGCCCTGAAATGACGTAAGACAGGCAGGAGCTCTTTCGAACTCACATGATCCGTCTGCGAAATCTGCACAAGAGCTACTCCGTGGGCCGCAACCGGCTCCACGTCCTCAAGGGGCTGGACCTCGACATCGGGGCGCGCGAGCTGGTCGCGGTGATGGGCGCCTCGGGGTCGGGGAAGTCGACCCTGATGAACATCCTCGGCCTCCTCGACCGTTTCGACGACGGCGAGTACACCCTGGATGGCGTCGCCATGGGCGGCCTCTCCGAGACCCGGGCGGCGCAGTATCGCAGCCAGTACATCGGCTTCGTCTTCCAGTCGTTCCACTTGATTCCGTTCAAGACCGCGGCCG from Thermoanaerobaculia bacterium includes these protein-coding regions:
- a CDS encoding type II toxin-antitoxin system Phd/YefM family antitoxin, translating into MAQVSVHEAKTHLSKLLRRVAEGEEIWIANAGRPVAKLVSVEGARLPRKLGRDAGRVRIAPDFDAPLPEAIRRGFEG
- a CDS encoding type II toxin-antitoxin system VapC family toxin, giving the protein MRLLLDTHCWLWLESAPERLSERVRQQLMDPETELLLSVVSVWELAIKTALGKLELPEALATYVPTRLRRSSVGTLPVRLEHALEVAQLPPHHADPFDRMLIAQARTERLPILTADAAFAAYDVELLAP
- a CDS encoding FKBP-type peptidyl-prolyl cis-trans isomerase, coding for MERTRTNSRILSNLALGAVFAALGAVAPASQVDGQVPPGAASGNPVSAPAAPAPKPLTPPPAAPTALELAGPPATATRLPSGLATRQLRAGTGKVQPRLQDFVLFFAIGRKSDGTVVQNTYSVAEPARMPMTKLYPAWREAFAGMVAGEQRRFWFPANLAPKNPQTGAQEALVFDLELVHVIRVPDTPAALKNADPKASQVGLGTRVLSVKAGKGGAKATRLDAALLNFTVWNEAGEVLSSSAVDGRPTLFPLDRVMTSFADCVEGMTVGELRRCWIPAARNEGFPSAPTGALIFELELLNLADAAKIFTPGTPKTN